DNA from Tachypleus tridentatus isolate NWPU-2018 unplaced genomic scaffold, ASM421037v1 Hic_cluster_4, whole genome shotgun sequence:
ATTTGCTTTTAAAGAGTGAGGGGGAGTATGAAATTAATAATCTAAGCAACAGAAAGATGAAAGGAGAAGGTTAATTGGATAATGTGTAGTGAACAAAAAGATGAAAGGAGAAGGTTAATTGGATAATGTGTAGTGAACAAAAAGATGAAAGGAGAAGGTTAATTGGATAATGTGTAGTGAACAAAAAGATGAAAGGAGAAGGTTAATTGGATAATGTGTAGTGAACAAAAGATGAAAGGAGAAGGTTAATTGGATAATGTAGTGAACAAAAGATGAAAGGAGAAGGATAATTGGATAATGTGTAGTGAAACAAAAGATGAAAGGAGAAGGTTAATTGGATAATGTGTAGTGAAACAAAAAAGATGAAAGGAGAAGGTTAATTGGATAATGTGTAGTGAAACAAAAAAGATGAAAGGAGAAGTTAACTGATAATGTGTAGTGAACAAAAAGATGAAAGGAGAAGGTTAATTGGATAATGTGTAGTGAACAAAAAGATGAAAGGAGAAggttaattaaataatgtgtagaaaacaaaaatgtgttaatggATAATGGTAGTGAAAAAAAGATGAAAGGAGAAGTTAATTGGATAAATGTAGAGAACAAAAAAGATGAAAAGAAGAAAGGTTAATTGGATAATGTGTAGAGAACAAAAGATGAAAGGAAGAAAGGTTAATTGCATAACGTGTAGAgaaaaaaaagatgaaagaaGAAGGTTAATTGGATAATGTGTAGTGAACAAAAAGATGAAAGGAGAAGGTTAATTGGATAATGTGTAGTGAACAAAAAGATGAAAGGAGAAGGTTAATTGGATAATGTTTTGAGAACAAAAAGATGAAAGAAAAGTTAATTGATAATGTTTTGAGAACAAAAGATGAAAGGAGAAGGTTAATTGGATAATGTGTAGTGAACAAAAAAGATGAAAGAAGAAGGTTAATTGATAATGTGTTGAGAACAAAAAGATGAAAGGAGAAGGTTAATTGGACAATGTGTAGAGAACAAAAAGATGAAAGAAGAAGGTTAATTGAACAATATGTAGAAAACAAAAAGATGAAAGGAGAAGGTTAATTGCATAATGTGTAGAGAACAAAAAGATGAAAGAAGAAGGTTAATTGGATAATGTGTAGTGAACAAAAAGATGAAAGGAGAAGGTTAATTGGATAATGTGTAGAGAACAAAAAGATGAAAGAAGAAGGTTAATTGATAATGTGTAGAGAACAAAAAGATGAAAGAAGAAGGTTAATTGGATAATGTGTAGTGAACAAAAAGATGAAAGGAGAAGGTTAATTGGATAATGTGTAGAGAACAAAAAGATGAAAGAAGAAGGTTAATTGTATAATGTGTAGAAAACAAAAAGATGAAAGAAGAAGGTTAATTGGATAATGTGTAGTGAACAAAAAGATGAAAGAAGAAGGTTAATTGGATAATGTTTTGAGAACAAAAAGATGAAAGAAGAAGGTTAATTGGATAATGTTTTGAGAACAAAAAGATGAAAGAAGAAGGTTAATTGGATAATGTGTAGTGAACAAAAAGATGAAAGAAGAAGGTTAATTGGATAATGTGTTGAGAACAAAAAGATGAAAGGAGAAGGTTAATTGGACAATGTGTTGAGAACAAAAAGATGAAAGGAGAAGGTTAATTGGATAATGTGTAGAAAACAAAAAGATGAAAGGATAAGGTTAATTGGATAATGTGTAGTGAACAAAAAGATGAAAGAAGAAGGTTAATTGGAGAATGTGTAGTGAATACAATTTTTTGGAATTAATTAGAAATAACAATTCATTTAGGACAAACTCGATGATTCTACACCATTGAAATAGTGACAATAATGCTAATAAATGACAGTTTTAACTCTCCGTCTTCagaacaaagataaataaaacatacttagTCAAATGTGTAgcataataaagtgaaaactgtaaatttaatacattaccaatattactaaattactaaatattttatatatatgtatatggttaaaaaatgtttaaatacatataaaacaaaagcgACCAAAAGAGCGCAGGCAGTTTGAATTCCATCAACAAAGACTGTCGCTCTTGGAACTATGAGGAACCATATTATGTTACGGTGAACCCcactttttgtttgtaaaaacaaatgttatccaAGTGCTGTTGGTTGACAggggtgactagctgtcttccctctagtctataacatttaaattagGAATTTCTAGAGCAACTAGCCCTcgttttagaaaaatgttaaatgttcatGAAACTGCCACAAATAAAGCAAGCAATAGTATTAATTAACACTTAGTTTTATCAGACGTTCTGTACCAGTTCTGGTCACATATTTTGTTCTGATAAGCCCTTGAAAACTGATATTACTGTAATTGAAAGTAATGTGTTtcatacagatttacaacgctaaaatttgaagTTCGATTTCCCGCGATGCACAAAATTTAGATAGCTCGTTGTAgagttttgtttagaaatatcAGCAGTGATATATGTTCGGTTTTTGTCACTAGGTACAAATTAAGGTATCAATTGTGAAAATCCCATATACTAGATAAATGAATAGACCATagataattaacataataaatgcTGTACTTTAAATCTGAGAAGGCACATTAGTGAATTTCGTCATACTGGGCTTCTGGtcagaaaacattgttttaattacacCATGTCGTATGTTATAATATTTGACGCTGTGAGTCAGCTGATCAGGAATACAATATAGTAACGCAATagtatttatgtaaaagtaatattttataactatgtttatcaaaattatatttagttatacaacaatattatctCAATAAATGTCAACACAGCTACAAACGTGCCAGAAATCCACAAAATAAGGTGAAACAATTacgtaaaattaaagttaaaatctCAAAAAAAGTCGTTTTGCTTGTTTGCGAAAAAAGTACCTTAATGACAAAATAGGTTACTCACTCCTGATTTTGAACAGACGAACTGTTCATGTTTAAACATAGGACTATTATGTTCCTCCAAGACTGTTTTTACACTGCTCGTGTTTAAACATAGGAGTATTATGTTCCTCCTGGATTGTTTTCACACTGTTCGTGTTTAAACATCGGATTATTATGTTCCTCCAGGattgttttcacactgttcaTGTTTAAACCTAGAAGTATTATGTTCCTCTAGGATTGTTTTCACACTTTGTGAGGTTCTtgcaataatgtttgtttttagaattgggattgttatttttcatgttttcataACTTTAACATACGTTAAGATTTTTGTCacccaaattattattttctagtttCCATCCATTTTTACTTAAATACAGACTTAGTTCCCTTTTCctttgtaaatattgttaaaaacaaaacaattttgaatCAACAACGTAATTAGGAGAATGCGttaagtgttttgtttcttttttaattttcgcgcaaagctacacgagaactatctacgccagccgtccctactgtagcaatgtaagactaggggaaagccatctagtcatcaccacccaccgccaactcttgggcttctcttttaccaaagaatagtgggattgaccgtcatattataatgctcccacagcttaaagggcgagaatgtttggtgggatgaggattcgaacccgccaccttcggattacgagtcgagtgccttaaccacctgcccatgcggGGCTGCGTTAAGTATTAGTTATATCTTAAGTAAAGAACAAAGGACAGAATACTTTTAATCTATTTTTGAAATGCAAGTTTCAATATGAATTCCAAAGACCACGAATGTTCTATGAACAGATGTATATTTTGCAGCTATACTCAACctttgtatttaacttttgaaaaattgtAAGTGGAACATGTAATAAGCGTGTAAATTATCACATACCCAAACATGTGATTTCGTTATATTTATGTTTAGATCTGACAACTGACTCCTTCTCTGTCAAACTGCTATGAAGAATGCGAAAAATTATCGTCTTATCCTTTTAAGGtgtcttctgtttgtttttttcctgccACATATGTGCATTTCTGATGTGACTAGTTTTATTACGTTTCACACGCTAAATATAGTTCAATGGTTTAAGAAAGTGGTAATTCacatgtgaaaaaaaacacaccataCCCTAAAGACTTATACAGGGAGTGTTTCATCACAGTATCAGATAACTGATAACGATTCTATTAGTCTAGAAGTACATTCGCCTTTAAGCCTGTTGTCCAATGTTTCAAGGGAAAGCTGTCAAAGCCAGAAGGGTGGCTCTACAGAAACAAAACTATTCCATTAACATTCGTTTGAAGCGTCTTGacagtgaaaaacaaactgaTTAGATGTATCTTCGAACGAAAAACAAATTCTCAAGACGAGCttacttatgaaatatttattgcttAAAACAAACGTACGTAAGAAAGTAATGCACAGAAACATCCTCATCATAggttatttctttatgaaatatttattgcttAAAAAACGTACGTAAAATCATAGTGTACAATAAACTTCCCAAGAAAcgtctcttcttctttgtggaATATTTATTGCTTACACTAAATGAAACGTTAACTGCTTTATAAACACTTGCATAGCAGCTTAGTGTACGTAACTAAAAACAACCACAGTCACTGTCGTTGTGTTTCGTAGAAATAACGGTCTATtccttgtatatataaaaaaaaaagcatatattAACAGATATGTCATGCTCTTCTAATGTATATTCATGGGAAAATATTGGCTTAAATATTACATACCGACATTTGGGGATCTTTTATGTAGTAcctaatatactttattttccgAGAACGAAaagcatttattaataaaaataataaaaacatgtatatgtCACGATCCGGgatttttatgaatttaaatacGACGACGTAAATTCTATTTCACAGTGATAATACAATAGACGGACAGAAGCTTTGGTCACGATTTTCAGCACTGTTACACGCAAAAGAACTGTTGATAAGTTATGATTCTGTTCAGCATGATTGCTATTCTTAACGATATTCAGGAGCGTATTACTAATTATTGGGATTCTTGGCATAGAGAGTGTTGTACTCTCTCACCCTTTTTCGCGTACATATGACATTCATTAAATACGtttatatttacagttgttacactatatatcaaatatttatctCTTTCAAGAGGGGAAATCTCCATATTATGTCTTATCTCCTAAAATCAAAACGAGAGACTATTAAGATGTACTAAAATTAGTACGAAATAGAGgggtaaattaaaaaaatatatatattattattatttattcattaatatatcTCTGACGGCAGATATCGAACTAACGCTCAGTGGTGTTCCTTTTTCAAATGTAATAAACGAGATACGTTCATGATACAAATATTCTGCGGAAATAGTTCTAACGACACGACAAGTTTTCTTACTGACTTTGAAAAGTGGAAAACTTCGCTGTTTTATTTGATAAGAAAAGCGAATTTAGTCGTTCGaagtttaaatgttactgttCGGGTCACATGTTAGGACTTGTGTCATTTCTTAAGATTTTGATGTAGCTGTCATTGATGCGGTGAGAAATCAgcatttgtttcatttcttaacattttgaTGCGGTTTTCACTGACGTGGTCAAAAGGCAGTGTCTTATTTAGTAAGACTGTAAGTATTGTTATCGGCTTCATAGTGTAGAAATACTGATGTATCTCTTTCTACCAATTCTTTATCAGTTTCACAATATTACGAACGTTGTCGATGCATAAAACCTTTTCATTATTGGTTTACAAAATTCATGTTCGTTTTATCCGTCTtcgcatattttctttatttttcaaatttgctTTTCCACTGTCATTATTGTGCAAATATAAAACAGCCCAAGATTTGATGCATCCAAGCTAAACATAAAGCATATTGTGATTATTGCAGAGACGCTGTTAGAGGGGGGGAGGTTGTTCCGTAGAGATGACTCACAAAATTTTCCTGGACATTTTCAACCATGATCCACAACACGTCACTTATTCCATAAGGACTTCCCTTTAACGTAGTGGATATCTTACGTCAACTATGAGGTCACTGCGGTACTCTGACTCAGTCGAAGTTTGTGGCGCTGTCGTTTCTGAATGGTTTACACttgttcattttgttatttttttattcctttcCAGTTCCTTGAACGTAAGTGAAACTATCTTGTAAGTTGAGTAATTTCTGTTTAAAGAGCCGTTTTGGTCCTCTAGTAAGAGTTAAGTACGTCTGATATTAAGGGAGAATTTTGTTCACGACTCATGTCCACAGTGCAGCACATCTTGGACAACTTCAGGTCACCAtaccttttttttgttctttgtgttTGTCTTTCTGGCTGCAACCAGCGCCCTCACTTGTTTGCGTAATCAGAGAGACTAGATGTCAATGGGAACAATTAATCAGTTACCTGGAACGTGGCCGGTAGGCGGCGGGTCGAGCGAACGACCACGCATACAGTACTGAGCGCTGGCTGGTTGACGCTCGTAGAATCAGCAAATGGCAGTAGCTGGCGCACTGTGTGTGGgcgaaaatgaaataaaattgacaATAATCGTCCAAGGAGTCGTACGGGCTCTTCACCAAAACAAGTCATTCCAGCCATCCTAGACGAGGCGGGGCAGCAGAAGAAAATCCCATTGTCCCTAGAGCTTTGCACGAGCTACGACGAAGGGATTCCTTGTCCAAGTAGCCGGCGATAACCAGCAGTTTCCGAGTTCCAGAGAAATCGAGCAAGCACTCTTCAGGTGGGCATAGTCTCCTTCCACCTGGTGCCAACGTCACGCACGCGCAAACCTAGCAACAAGAAGCACCTGCTTAGAGTGGTGGCAGTGATGTCTCAGTAAAGAGTTAGCGACAGCCGGAGCTTCACAGCCGTACTTGTCGGCGCGTGTCCCGGACCCCGGCGCTGAGAAATGTTGAGGGCGCCGCTATGGACAGTTCTGCTGCTGGCGTTGTGTGGAGCCTTCCGGCCCACCTGCTCACAGCAACCTGCTGGTGACATTCATCGGCCTCGCACCCCCTTAGCCCTGCTCTCTGAGGCCCCCAGACGACGGAGTCTCGGTGACGTACACCTGATTCAGGGCCGACGGAGGATTGCCAGGTCCTTCCACCCGGAGGTTAACGGGTTACTGTCCCGGCAGGAGAGGCCGTGGTGGGCTGGGGTAATTCCCCCTCGCCAGCCGCGGAACAACAAAGATCCTTCCTCACAAAAAGAAGATGCGTCAATTTCAGCTGCGGTTCGTCACCCCCGAGGCACACGGAAATATGACGTGCCCCAAATTGGTAAGTTTCCgttaatattcacttttttttctcactgaatattttttaaatacgttaTCTCTATTTACACGAAGCAAGTATTGAGGTGACCCGTAGAAATGCTGTTTAACTTgcatatgagtttgtttgtttgtttgcgaaATTCGCGCAAGGccacacgaggactgtctgcactAGGCGTCCATAATTTAAGTGTCAGAcaagatggaaagcagctagtcatcaccacccaccgccaacgaattgactgtaacattataacgcccccacggctgaaagggcgagcatgtttggtgggacgggatttgaacctgcgctcaccacattacgagtcgagcgccttaaccacctggccatgccgggccttacataTGAATTTGAGCAATATAACGTTTAACCTACTAAATATCATCCAATACGCCGTTGACAACAATCTACCAAATAAAATGATTGTAAGTTTTTATCCATATTAGTATTCATTTCTCGGTGTCTTCCCGTTTAGTACACGTTCCACTACTTTGGCTTTGTTGTTGAGCTGTTGACATTTGTGCACAGTTTTCGAGAACAATCGTCTATTTCTGTTTCTCTCTATCTCTCTCGACCACTTTTAATGTTGTACGAAAAAGaatgataataattatttctttcccATTTCGGTTGCACATGTTCATCAAGTGTAATCTAAAGTTCATAGAGTTCGTTACACATATTTTATGCTTCAGATGAAGACTTAGAAGCCGAAACGTTGAGAAAATTGAATAATGCTTGCTGGACCATATATtacatacaagtaaaaataaatataacaaccgtgaaagaataaaaaatcttacattttgttttgtttgctcaacgttttaataaaaatgaagcatatgtgaaaattatttttgtgcgTTGTACCTATTCACAACGTAAATCTATCTTATTGGggttttattaatgtaaattatCTTGTTAAAACACAGCACCctaccctcagtggcacagcggaatgtctgcggacttacaacgtaaGAAtgtaggtttcgatacccgtagttgtCAGAGCTCATTGTGcttactttcaaacaaataagctgttgttgtttggtccgcatggccaagtggttagggcgctcgatctaagagtcacgggttcgaatcccgccaCATTAAGCATGCTCTCCCCTTTCAGCTATGGTGGCGTTATAGTTTGACAGTCAGTcacattattcgttaataaaagagtagcccaaaagttggtggtgggtggtgatgccttctcTCCAATCTTTCACTActgaattagagacagctagagcagatagcccccgtgtagctttgcaagaaattcaaaataaacaaaacacagcaACGTTATTCAGATATTTGATCTGTTCTGGATGGATGAAATGAAGCAAAATATTCGGaaaagttgttattatttatttacataacacaaatatatatatatatatataataaacaaattattttgatttctaaTTGCCCAATTTTTTTTGTATCCAAAAGAAGAGAGTAGATGTAAAGACAATCAATTATGTTAAACTTCAGAGACAATTTGTTAAGTTAGCGAAAAGGCCTAAGTTCACAGAAACTCGAATTcaggtttatttgtattttaactgaAGTGCTGTATATGGATAACTTGAAAcacttaaaaaacataaaatggaaataaaattaaGTGTACACTAAACCCTGTTCTTTGGTCTACTTAGTTCATGATCTCATTAATAGGAGTTTTCTTTGCACCCGGAAAACTTTTTGATAGAACTCaatttttgtgggtttttttttcgtctttttcaataaaattattttgacccATTGTGTAAAACGTTCCTAACGGTAATTAcgtaaaatgttaattaaaagtaaCTCTTTAAGTAAATGTTCCTTGGACCACGTCTTGAGAtctgtattttgtttcataaaacttCTCTCACATAAAAATATTCCGTCAAGGTTTTCCAAAGAGCTCGATCTAATGATGCGCGGCAGATCGAGTCGCCAATACCCGATTGTGATCTGTATCCAACCCCGCTACACGGTCCTTGCTTGTTGTTCCGTGTAAAAACATGTGACTCGTTATTAGTGTATACGTAGCGCACGTATCTCTATCGAGAGCTCATGAAACCTTTAAAACTATATAGCGCAGTTCATGTACCCCAACAATGGCTGTGACCCTCGTTACTAGGTCACAGAAGGGGCTTTCTCGTATCACTGATAACGACGTAGTCTAGCAACACGAGACTCTCTCCTCGCGTCACTCATGCGGAAAGCACAGCCCGTTAGCTCTGAGGGCGGAGTATGGAGATATCTCACTGTAGCGTCCATTGACAAGAGGCTGTTACCAGCCGAGGCATGTTATCTGGTATTTCTGGGGCCCCTCGTGCGACCATGCTCTCGCTGGCTTCTTCCCAGCTTCCATTTCATTTACAGAGATGAGCAGATGGGAGAGAAGACCGTGTCATTCATGGGAGGTTTTCTCTACAAAACGTGCTTAAGCATACCGAAGACTAGAAAGTGCTCTAAACCTTAACTCTACCAGTTCCGAAGAATTAAACCTTTTTGTTCACAAACATTAACAAACTTCGAAGGAAAGAAAATAACCTTATCATTACCAAATCAAGTGAAATTCTCTGATAAACTCAATAATGAAGGCtgtgtttcatttcattttgagACGtatatcagtagttaaagagAAAATCGAATTTAAAAGTTgctttttctatttgttttttaacgttTCTAGCTATGTGTGAATGAAGACTTTCTCAGTCCTCGATTTTACTAGCTATGTCTGAATGAAAACTTTCTCAGTCCTCGATTTTACTAGCTATGTCTGAATGAAGACTTTCTCAGTCCTCGATTTTACTAGCTATGTCTGAATGAAGACTTTCTCAGTCCTCGATTTTACTAGCTATGTCTGAATGAAGACTTTCTCAGTCCTCGATTTTACTAGCTATGTCTGAATGAAGACTTTCTCAGTCCTCGATTTTACTAGCTATGTCTGAATGAAGACTTTCTCAGTCCTCGATTTTACTAGCTATGTCTGAATGAAGACATTCTCAGTCCTCGATTTTACTAGCTATGTGTGAATGAAGACTTTCTCAGTCCTCGATTTTACTAGCTATGTGTGAATGAAGACTTTCTCAGTCCTCGATTTTACTAGCTATGTCTGAATGAAGACATTCTCAGTCCTCGATTTTACTAGCTATGTCTGAATGAAGACATTCTCAGTCCTCGATTTTACTAGCTATGTCTGAATGAAGACATTCTCAGTCCTCGATTTTACTAGCTATGTCTGAATGAAGACATTCTCAGTCCTCGATTTTACTAGCTATGTCTGAATGAAGACTTTCTCAGTCCTCGATTTTACTAGCTATGTGTGAATGAAGACTTTCTCAGTCCTCGATTTGAATCGTTGCACATCgtatgtttctatattttttatgaatatctAATTCTCCCTCTAGGTTTTTACCTTGTGCATTCTCGGTCATTATTTTACCGTCTTGTATTTTACTGCTTAAAATAAACCTAGGTAACAGCGTAGTGTAGCGGAAAACAAATTCTCAAGACGAGTTTATCCGTTATGAAAGTTTCAGGTTGGTAGAAGGtgtttgcaaaaatatttatacgaaaatatagaaatatattacacGCTTATCAAAACGTATGCTGCTAAAACACACCACGTCTGACGTTCATCTTACGTCATTACGAAGTGTGCTTTTTAAATCTCATCATTTTGCtcgtgaagtttgtttgttttggaatttcgcacaaagctactcgagggctatctgtgctagccgtccctaatttagcagtgtaagactagagggaaggcagctagtcatcaccacccaccgccaactcttcggctactcttttaccaacgaatagtgggattgaccgtcacattagaacacccccacggctggaagggcgagcatgtttggcgcgacgcgggcgcgaacccgcgaccctcggattacaagtcgcacgccttacgcgcttggtcatgccgggcccactgctcgtgaataaatcaaataaataaataaaatctctaCTCTATTTCTTTATATTGATTATTTCCTTGAGAGGATATTCTGAGGAGGTGATTTTTCTTTTCGAATCACAAATGgttgtctgtttatttttaatctcgcgcaaagctactcgagggctatctgcgctagccgtccctaatttaccagtgtaagactagagggaagattgctagtcatcaccacccaccgccaactcttgagctattcttttaccaatgaatagtgggattgaccgtcacattatatgcccccaccgctgaaagagcaagaatatttgttgtgacggggatacgaacccgtgaccctcaagattacgagtcgagtgtcttaaccacatggccatgccgagcgatttcaattttaattttaataactaagtTCGAAACAATCATTTTACCATAAAGAATGTTTACCACGACCAAAATAAATACATCCAAGAATCAcaatcttgaaaaaaaacaacaaaattttattcGGAAAACGAAGTAATTGTTGAGAGGACATTTTCCAGAACAGCGGCTGATTGGGTTTTACTCTATCTTTGGTTTAAGCCCACAGTACTAACTCAGCTTCGTCTCTTCCATAAACATAACGTTAAAGACGATTTGCAAATCAAATAATCCTCACGTTACTAACCTTAAACTTAATGAACCTACCACTCATAGTTGTTATTCGTAATTAAATACGATGTcgttatgtatatattatagctCGAATCACGACAAAACTACTCCCACATCGTAagttacataattttaataatatgcgAAATAACTTGAATTACATTCCTGAACCGAAATAAATGTGCACGCGCTTCATTTGGGGGAACGTGAATCTAATATTAAAGAGGGCGCCACGACAGAGGCGCATTAATTAGCCTTATAAGCACGTGCCTGGGTATTCGTTTGGTATCTCCGAAAATGGCGTGTTCTTAATTGACTTGTACAGTGAAGAAACACTATAAATTAACCTGCATTAACTTGAGATACAGTTAAAAGAAAAGGCGTTTCTGGTTCTGATGTTTAAAGCATATTTTTCTGTatcaaaaaattcaaaaaattttGCAGAACATTACAAGACCTCTCAAAGTGTATAGAAATAAAGTTAGGTTTTCGAAAAATAATGGAAACCGCatttaattacagtaattttGTAATTAGCATTGCTTCGAACTTGTTTGTGACGCTCAGTTCTATCGGTTTCATTGTCTCTCGATGGTACAACATGCAGACATTATAAAAGTTTTCGTTAGTTTTATTGGTGCATCCAATACGAATAGAATTCCATATAcgaaattgttttaacattttttatatacaatatttaatacgGATTTATCTTTGCTTTGAACGTGGCGAAATATctcatttaacaaaataacatcTTTACTATAAACTGCAGTGTTAAAACGAACGAAACCCGTTACAAATATAAGTTTAGTTTTCCTCTAACGACTTTCTCACTattcagggcctggcatggcctagcgcgttaaggcgtgcgcttcgtaatctgagggtcgcgggttcgcgcccgagtcgcgccaaacatgctcgccctcccagccgtgggggcgttataatgtgacggtcaatcccactattcgttggtaaaagagtagcccaagagttggcgg
Protein-coding regions in this window:
- the LOC143243657 gene encoding uncharacterized protein LOC143243657, with the protein product MLRAPLWTVLLLALCGAFRPTCSQQPAGDIHRPRTPLALLSEAPRRRSLGDVHLIQGRRRIARSFHPEVNGLLSRQERPWWAGVIPPRQPRNNKDPSSQKEDASISAAVRHPRGTRKYDVPQIEIAHRNGTGH